The Primulina huaijiensis isolate GDHJ02 chromosome 9, ASM1229523v2, whole genome shotgun sequence genomic interval ATTGATGCAATAATTTGTTTTATTGACTTTAAACTTTGTTCTTTTGGAATGTTTGACCTAGAGTTGGATGTCATGACCTAAAACTTATCATTATTGATTACGGACGGAGccagaaaattatatttacatgAAGGAGAAAATAATAttcgatgttttttttttgcgaCTTCAAATTTATCAATAGTTAAAGATTAAGCACTCTTTTTTCaatatacattaattaaatattcttaaaatattaatCTCAATAATGGCTGAAAtaagtaaaaacaaaaaaatataattatattaaaagcTGGAAAATAGTGATTCAAAAATGACCAAATCTAGTAGTACTTGAGGTAAATTGAtcaaaatctatatattttgttttgattatttattcttCTTATTTTCCATCATAAGTTCACAAACATTGTTAACATTCGATGACATCGTAGTACTTATTTCCTTCCCGAGTTGAGTACGATAGAAACTTTTTGaaagatttcaattttagtttgaGATGTAACTCTTGAAACGAAGTTTTGCGAATTCTCCAAAAAACTGAATATCACTTTTAATCGTTGAAGGCACTAACGAGCCCACATAGGGGAatgaaaatatacataaaatattgcAAAATAAGTCTTTTTTTATCGTATTAAGATTTATTTTTAACCACTTAGATTatctaaattaaatttaaaccaATTATGTTACAAGAATTGTTTTTTCCTTACCTATTCCATTGTATCAAAATTTGTTAGCTTCAGATTAGATTAGGTTTTTGACATTTAAATTATCGTTTCATGACATAACATTTGAGACGgttattttcaaatgattctatTTGCATTTGCAACTAATAAAAGTTGTGTGACGATAATTTTCTGTTTAAGAAAATTGAACTTGTTAGAAGTCTCGATTTGGTTTCCAATTTTCATTCCGTTTTATCTACTCAGGATTGACGGATTAATTTTGCGCTATCTAATCATTATGCATAATATATAGTCCATATTTTATTTCGTGTTTACATTCTGATCTAACATGTACTGAAACAATCGAAAACACAGCAAATTTTGCTACTTGTACCATTATATGCGCAAGTTTCTTGCTTGCTTCATAAATTTGAGGGCACAATTCATTGTAAAATGTCTTCAAGAAATTGCGATTAAAAGGAATAGATATTGATCCCAAGAAAACTGTCGACGCTGCAGCTCTCATCCACCCAATTCAATCTACGCGGATTCGCTTTGAGCTATGAGCTAGGGAGTGATGAGTTCCATCGTGCTGATACATGGAAGATTACCGCAAACGAGGAACATTCAGAGGTCGCATCATTTGATCCCGAATGCACGGAAAGTTTTGTTTTTTGTAAGTCGTTTTCCTTTTGTATTGTTAAAATTACGTCATTGAATTGATAGGTTTCTTGTTTTTGAATGTTAACGAGTCGTCCGACACCAAATTTCATAAGAAATCATCACCATATTTCCCTTCTACCCCCCTTTCATTCTGCTTTTGTATTTGTGCGACAGGGAAATGCTGGCAAACTGAGTAGCCTGAACAACACGATGAAGCAACCTAGCAGGCTAGGGAGCTGCCATCCTTCTccaaaatgatttgatttttgttcTGCACAGTTGTATGGTTTTGACATAAATCTTTATCATCGGTTGTTTACGAGTAACTGAACTTAAGTTCGGCTATCGATTCAGGGGTTTCTTGTGACAGACATGCATGATGAAGCCTTGAGAAGAGAGGTGGAACTGGTAATTTAAATGGAGATGCCACCCAGATGTTTCAAGTTCAGACAAGCCAGAACCAGTAACTGGAAACTGAACTCAGCCATGCACCAGTTGCAGCACTCGTCACCGCAGATTCCCTAGCAAGAACTGAATCCAATTCCCCAATACATCAGCAGAAACGAATCAAAAAAAGAACTTTGATAGTCATTTCATTTGTCTGTAAACAACATTTAAATGCAATATGAAAGATTATGTCTGGATAATTCATCTTGTTAGACTGAAATTATGATGTTCGATATATTTTGAGTCGATATTTATAATGGTCCtgtgattttctttttttaacttTTCCTGATACAAAATTTGGCCTATGAATTACAGGAACATACATCATCTTGAATCAATGGaaggaaaaatattaaaactaaatatGTTTCTTATCATTCAAATAagcttttaataaaataaatttttaacataagaaGAATAATTATGAGACACCCATATATTCAGTGTAAAGCAACTAAATAAAAGTATAATCCACATAAAAGAATGACATTTAATAAAGTCTCCTCTTTCAAATTCAGATTCATTTCACCTACCAGCCACCGCCTTCTCAATTTTAGTCACTGGAAGCCAACCTCCATTGATATTCTGGATACTTCCGTTCAATCCATCGTCAAGAAAATCACCAACCCTTTTCACATTACTCCTCGGTTGAACCGGATATTTGCCCGAAAAACAAGCATAACAGAAGTTTGGAGAGTCTTTCCCCAATAGCTTCTTCAAGCTATCAAACGGCAAGAATGCAAGAGAATCCGCGCCAATGTACTGCCGAATCTCTTCTACACTCATCCTATTCGATATCAGCTCCTCTGCACTAGGCGTGTCCACTCCATAATAACAAGAACCGATAATAGGAGGACTTGCAATCCTCATGTGAACCTCTTTTGCACCTGCCCCTCTTATCAACCTAACGATCTTTGAAGAAGTGGTTCCCCTCACAATTGAATCATCCACTACTACAACCCTTTTACCCTCCAACACCGCTTTAACAGGCGATAATTTGAGTTTGACGCCAAAGTCCCGAATCCTCTGTGATGGCTCAATAAAGGTTCTGCCAACATAATGTGATCTGATCAACCCCTGCTGAAATGGAACCCCTGATCTTTCAGCATAGCCTAGTGCAGCCACAACACCGGAATCGGGCACTGCGATCACTGCATCACAATCCACTGGTGCCTCTGTAGCCAATATTTCACCAAAAGCTCTCCGAGACTCATATACCGACCTCCCAAAAACCACTGAACTCGGCAATGAAAAGTAAATGTGTTCGAAAATACACGATTTTGGTTCGGGGTGAGACATCAAACAGAGAGACCTCACCCCTTGTTTATCTACCACGATAACTTCACCAGGATAAACTTCTCTCTCATATGTAGCTTCAATTAAATCCAAAGCACAAGTTTCAGATGCAAAAACAACTGCTCCATTACTCCTCCTGCCCATAACCAGGGGGCGAAATCCAAAGGGATCACGAATAGCCACTAACTTATCCTCGGTCAAGAAGACCATTGAATAAGCTCCTTGGAGCCTCTCACATGCCTCTATGATCCTCAAAAGGAACGGCCTTGCCTTTGATATTGCGATCAAATGCAAAACCACTTCAGTGTCAGAACTCGTATTAAAAATCGATCCATTATCTTCAAGTTCAGCTCTTAGCTCATGGTAGTTCACAAAATTTCCGTTGTGCGCAACCCCGACGGACCCAAATTTATAACCAGCAACAAAAGGCTGAACATTCTTAAGCATAGAAGACCCAGCTGTCGAATACCTGACGTGGCCAATGGCGTTTTCTCCCGGTAATTTGTCCAACTTCGACTGGTTAAACACTTCAGATACGAGTCCAACCCCCGTAACAGACTGCAAAACGCCGTCTTTTACGGACACAATCCCTGCTCCCTCCTGCCCGCGGTGCTGCAAAGCATGGAGGGCCAGGTAACAGAGTCGGGAGGATTCCGGGTCGCCGTAAATTCCAACCACGCCACACTCTTCCCGCGGCTTATCATCATTATCGTCGATAATAAACTGATCGGCACCTGAGTTTTGGTGTTTCGGCTCGTTTGAGAAAAAATCCGAGATGGGATTTTTTGCGAGCGTTATATGCTTGGGTTTTCGAAGGTTTTTCGGGAAGAAGCTAGACAAGGCGATGGGGATAAGGCGGGTGGCGGAGGAATTAGGGTAAGAGGTTGGCTTGCCGATGGCGGTGGAGTTGGTGGCCGTGGTCGCGGTGGACATAGCCATGTGAAGCGAATAGGCAAAGGCAAAGCAGTGGAAGAGACTACGTGGGCTGTATGCTAGGTTTATGAACTTTAGTATTGCAAGGGCATCCGCAGAGTTTTAAGTTGCGCATGTCacataaaaagttaaaaattcaaatttttttaaatcattctcgattatcataaatttattcaacaattttttatAGACCCTAATATTAAttcacttatttttatttataatttatcttatttttattaataatttcatttatcgcatatattattaattaccacttttaatttcatattatttaatattttaaattttattacattaatttttgtaaaaataatgatttgacaaaaatccacttaaaaactaaaaaatttaaaagcaaCGACTAATTCGGATAATTTTAAAACgactttaataaaaaataaattacataattttataaaataacattacaTGAATGAATGAAATCAAAAACatggaaaataaatatataaaataaaacatatgatAGTAAAGTgctcaataattaataaattaatcttTATCCGTCGCAGTGGTTGAATGCTCATACGTGATCAACCAAGTCAGCTCAAAACTGATGATCTTGATTATCACGTAGCTCACAATTTTTCCTCATGTACTCTCGGAATTCCATTGTCGAGCCCTGATTTATCTGTGCGGGAAGATCGTTGTCATTTTTATCTAACCAATTGCCTATTGCATGTCTCTCATATTCAATAATCATGTTGTGCAAAATTATATACATTAGCATGATATATTTCAACTTGTTCTTGTACCAAAATCAACATGGACATCTGACTATTGCCCAACGAGATTATAGCACCCCAAATGTTCGCTCGACATTCTTTCTCGCAGCCTTCTGTCTTTCCTTGAATTTCTTTCTCTTTGTATCTTGGGAGCATAGAAAACTCTTGAAAAAAGTAGCCTATTGCGGGTAGTTCCCATCCGTCATATAGTATCCTTTTGTGTATTGTATGTCGTTTACTTTAAAATGAACATCCAATGCATTTTCTTGCAATGCATTGTTGAATAAAGGTGATTCATTGAGCACGTTGACATCATTATGCGATCCTATGACCCGAAAAAAGCATTTCATATCCACAATTGCTTCAAGCACAATTGTTGGGACTCCGTGATCACCTCGAGTAAACTGGTCTTTCCAAGCCACCACACAATTTTTACATTCCCAGTGCATACAATCAAGACTACCCAACATGCGAGGAAAGTCGTGTCTTTCCTCATGCATTTGAAGCAAATGTCGAATGTTAGTAGCAATGGGCCTTCTCAAGTATTGAGCCCCAAATATGTCAATTACACATTAGCAGAAGTTGAACAAGCATTCGATGGAAGTTTTTTCAGCAACTCGTAGGTACTCATCGTAATGGTCGGCAGTGGCTCCATACTCCAATTGACAGATAGCAGCTGTACATTTCTAAAGTGGCAACAAACCTTTTTTGCACGTTGCATCGACCCTCAATAGAAAATATTCGAAATGATTTTTCAAGGCTTAGACGATGCgaataaattttactttttgaTTACGAAATCATCGCCGAAAAAATTCACTAGGAAATACCAATGTATCATTGAAGTAATCATCAACAAGACGAGTATGTCCGGCTTCACGATCTCGATTCAAATACTTTCTTCTATGTGTTACACCACAAGTACTTCGATCTACCTCAAGTAGCATATGGTGGTGGTGTTGAATGATTTCCAACATCATTTGTTCATCTGTATCATCCTACAACTCTTCTTCAAAGAGTTCAATGATTCTATCGTTGGTCAAGTTATTTGGATCTTTAGACATTTTTGGAGTAGATGATAAAATTGTTGGGAATAATTGTGAGATATAGCAATACTTAGAGAGAATTTTTGCTATTGATGGAGAAAAATGAtgtagaaaaaaattattgaaattgatgagaaaaaataaatcatagaTAGATGCAGACAGGGACGGAGCCACCCCAAAGGCTGGGGTGGGCTCCAGCCctggttaaaaaaattattaataattatggtatatatataattttagccTACATTAAAGTTTTGTCcaattcataaaataattatattcacTAACTTAGCTcactaaaattattttcaaccCATTTAATCATAAGAGAAATTACTCTATCAATTGTACTTTTGTAAGCAAGGGCCTCGAATTGAAAAAAGTTGTGAGGATGAGGATTTGAAAGGAATTTCTCGTAAGAGATTTGAAAAGCTTATGCGGCAGAGGGCCTCGATTGAGTTTGCACGAggtgaaatgatttttttttgctaCTTAATTAGTTTATTCCATTTATTATGCAGAAAGATTCAAACTATGGTTTGGTTGAGTTTGTAGTTATTTTTAAGCTTATGTAGTGATTAAGTCATAGAATATTAGATTTTTGGTATGTATAGAGCTTGAGATTAACTTCCGCATAATGTATATTTTTAGTGGATTTTCTGTTTTTCCGCCTCAACGCGAGTTTCGAGCAGAAAATTTCACCCGAGTCACTATGACGGGGAAAATATTCCGCCCTAGCATGCCTGCCTCGCGGCTCCGGTACATTTTTCttaaagatttgatttatcttGTTTTAACGTTTCATGTTTTTACGGCAACAACTGAACGATCATTCTCAGCTATGAAATTTCTTAATACCTCACTCTAGAATAAGATGAAAGAAGAGTTATTGGCAGGTTATATAATTATCTACATTGAAAGAAAGTTTAGTGCAAAGATAGATACTGATTCAATAATCGATGTGTTTTATTCGATGAAAAACAGCAGGACAGTAGCTTATATCTAGTTCATGTCACTATTGTTTATCGAGTCATTCAGTCCTAGGTCAAAAAATTTTCTTGCTATGTCCTTGGATTTACAAATGTATCCATTGAAaagattcatattttttttaaaaaatcatttaagttaataagaaaaaaaattaatttaaaaaagcaGCAGGCGGCGTTGGGGCTTGGTGCCTGACGCATTCGTGCTGCTAGAAGGAAGAGTGCACTtccctaaaaataaaaaataataatctataAATCAGACCCAAGATTTTGAATCGgttatagaaaaaaaataaaaacctcACCGCTGCAGTGTCGTGGCAGACGGTGGACCCTACACATTTGAAAAATGTaagtctatttttttaaaagttgacCATTCAGATTGATTGACGGATATACTCAATTAAGGGTCTCATCGAACTAATTCGAAATTTTAGTtcgattaatttaataattcaatttataagttttaaaaatcaatttattcgATTAATTCGTTTCAGTTTTGTTTtcgttaaaaaaaatgaataagcgaattattaaataatcaattttgaattttttttattggactttagatataatttataatattttttaaatgttttatatttaatattgtacttatttattttattttgacttttttttgatgaaaatgtgttttattcttattaaaacAGAATATTTCAgctattaattttatatataatttttttgatttcaaattttttttttacaaaaaaaacagGTTAATTCGATTATTAACCGAAATAATCGATTACGATTAAGAAAAAGATCTAAACATATAGATTTCCCTACACCCATACATCAAATCTGATAGATCGATCTCacaaaaaatacatatagatCTCACTTTAACATTCATAAAATTTCACGTTCTAACTTTTAAATGATGGAATAATCATATAAACACAGATTCAAAAAGTACAATTTGTGTGTTGCACGTAAAGCCAAGGAATCTTGTGGAATCCCATAGCCCCCACTTTCCTTTTGCCTTGACAATGAGCTCTCAGTCCTTTGGGGCCATGGGAACTGGCAGAGGTACACATGGACGTAAGAAGAGATATCCCACACTCATTGTTTACCACCAATTGCCTTACAATCACTTGGGGAAGAATAGAGATAAAGAAAACTTGTTATATTTCCTTTATCATCATTCAGAtgtagggatgtaaacgaaccaaaccgtttatgagctattcgaagctcgattcgataaaagctcgtttgagctcgtttaatgaggctcgttaagataaacaaatcaaactcaagctttacagtattcggctcgttagctcgtgaacatgttcgttggtaagttcatgagtaatcttttagatgaaaaataatagttttgatatttgatttattgattttacatattatttatgaaatatatagaaaaatctattaaatttatttattataaaaaatttacaaattttaataaaaacaatatatttttatttaaatatataatttactttttaattaatttaatgaaaatttaaatgtataattcatatttattaagcttgtttaggctcgataaagacttgaataagctcgtgagccatgtttatattcgttaaataaagttcgagctcggctcgattataaacgaaccaagctcaaacattcaagaaTTCGGTTTGGCTCGACTCGATTACATTCATATTCGGATGGATCAAAATTTTACACATTGTCCACTTTAATTATCATTCTTTACATTTAGATGTTCACTTCACCACGCAAGATATATAGAGATATAGTCATCATGATCctcaataaaatataaaaaatatatttattattagtaTTCAAGGATAGAGTTCGACGACGATTATAAAAACTCGGATTCTCTGACATTTCTTTGgctaaaaatctcaaaaaatcttgtAATGGCAATTGTCTTCTAAGTAGGATAACATTGAATCAGAAGTCTTGGCTATAAATTTGTTACAAATAAGGTGAATCTATAAACTCACATTATTtccctttcaaaaaaaaaaaaaaaacttacatttTTTAGACGtggtaaaaaaattaaaattaacagTCAACATATTTGATCAGAGTTCACATAATATTTGTGTATAATAGACTATAGTGATTttgatcaaatatcaaaatatgatTATGATAAGCTCTTTCTAAGATAACCATAATCAACTCTTCAGAAGATAACAGGATAACCAGGACTAGCTTTTTCAAAGATGACAAGGATAGGTTCTTCCTAAAATGATCTGGATTGACTCTTCTACGGATGACTAGGATCACCTCTTCGAAGGATGACTAGGAAGAGCTCTTTCGGGAAAACCAGGGGAGCTCTTTTAAGATTGACTTGAATGTGCTCTTCCAAGGATGACTAGGATATGATCTTTGGAGGATGACCAAGAATCCAAGATCGACTCTCTAAAGATGACTATGATGAAATAAATCGATGTTataacatctcggacaacatcttcatgcagcggaaactttttataacacaaattgacttgaaataaatcgatggacaagattaaatatgcacaagtataaatacttgtgcggtgccttatggcaaaaattaatcactagaaaaccaaatcgtttacacaaaaacctatcactagtgatctCCACGAACATCAATTTCCTCAATactttgagaaaacaaatgctttctaaaataaccaacaataataaaacgtaaacaagaaagcaaaaacgtAAACCCAAAAGCAAAATAAACGAAACACGATCTTCAGTCAACTTcgttacggatgttgtctgaagatgttggcaacattcaaggcaacactcGGTATCTGCACTTTTCACAACAGCACGTCCCTTGAAGAAATATTTCTCTGAAATCTATTACGTGCACAAGTGCGTGTATATTTGATCGAGAGAATAGAACACCACGAAAATCTCTCCAATAAAAACTCTTCCACGAAAACTCTTCACCACGAAAAACACTCCACGTAACACCACGAAAAATTCCTTCACAAAAAAACTCTCCCACGAAAATCAACTCACGAAAATCTCCACGAAAAATAACTCTTCTCTCTCCTCTTAAGCTCCCACGCACTTCCACCCTTTACATGAGGAGAATTCTCTTATTTATAATTCACCTCATCTCACAAGAAAATctagaaaataaagaaatcaagagttaaatcaataatatcatatcttcaagatctttatcataaatataatatctagaaaATCTTTATAATATCTAGAAAGGTAAAACCAAATATTCCACATAATCTCatcaatagaaaattaaatttaaggaagaaattatatcacaataaaatcttaacataattatctagaaagtcaaaacatatttaattattcaaaatcatatcatgatattatttgcataattatctcattatctagaaaggcaaaatattatatgcaatcaaatcaacaaggaaatacaataaattaaattaagaaattattaggaaaatatatttcccttcaatctccccctttttgcctttctggacaaaatgagatcaaactcaatttctcagttaaactcCAATTAACTCCCccttaatatgagaatttttctCCCCCTGAATAAAAACAAGTTAGTACGGGTGTTGTTCGAGTTGTTGGCAATACTTGAGACAACACCTGCAAAATATCATTAACAATTCATTGAAAAGAATTACATCAGGGAAAACAGAAACATATATCATTAACAATTCATTGAAAAGAATTACATAAGGGAAAACAGAAACATAAAAGGTATCTGATAGATGGTTGAGTTTGAGGCGCATCTTCTCCCCCTTTTTGTTCAGAATGGACAACCAAGTTCTCGTACTAGACCAGATCAGCTTTGGCCCGTAATCACTTACCAAAATTACTGAGATAATTGCGtccaaaatcatttcaaaataatttccaGAATTGAAACCCACATCGATTTAACACCACTGAaacattaaaaatcacaaatattGGATTTCTAGTCAAATCTGGAATTTAACCgaattttctttgttgaaatACTCATTCCTTTTTTGGCTCAACAATATTCACAATGAAGTGTAAATGCATGTCCTGATTATGCCTAATAACAGAATGAAACAAAAATAGAAACATGCAAACGAGCACAAACAACTAATAAATATACAGTTGATAATATACATGTTTTGATAGAATTTTTAAtctaaaaaacttttattaaattatcttatttgttaattttgtgagacgggtctccgACTCGATCCAACACGcgagaaaaattattttttatgtaaaaaatattatttttctctaGATATAAGAATTCGATTGATTCATCTTACGAATATAGATCCGTAAGAATATCTCAGAAAGACTTACTcattttttcatataattttcatataacaaataaaatatgtatGGCAAATGTTTACAATTATATGTTGATTGCATCCGATATgatcaatataatttaaattatattttttttactactttttaaattaaagtaaATCAATACATctaaattatacaaaaaacgaaactgttttttttaaaaaaactgaaaaaatgaaaatgtttaaaacCTTGAAACCCTTTAtattttagagtaggtctcttgtaagacgatctcataaatttttatctgtgaaacgggtcaaccctactgatattcacaataaaaagtaatacttttagcataaaaaataatattttttcatgaatgacccaaataaaagatatgtctcgcaaaatacgacccgtgagatcgtttcacacaagtttttgcctatattttatatattattattattattattattattattgtccaACTTCTCttttttaagataaattttGTGTTCTCTGGTTGCTTTTCCTCGTCCCTCAGAATAGGCTCAACAATGGCGCCGCCTCCTGGACCCTACTCCGGCACCAGTACCCTAGCTTTGGTAACGTCGATGATTACTCACGATCTGTTACTCCTCTATAATATTGCGTATCCTCTATTTTTTCTggaattttttctaaattttatcgTCTTGCAGGTGGCTAGGGTTTCCGCTCTTTCATTCGGACTTGTTTACGGAAGCGTGAAACTTAAGATTCTCAAGGTTCTATTTATTTCGTTATGTTTTTGGTCAGCTGGAAAGCCAGAAATACGTGTATTTTATTGACATTCGTTGCTTAGTTTTGATTATCCCGATTCCTAATCAAGTTGGATTGGGTCGCTTTCAATTTTGATCCGCTCGGTGTTTTAGTTTTGATAAGAATATAGATCTGGCATTTGGGTAGAATTACTGACTTTTCCAAAAAAAGTGGGATTTGCGTGCTACTGTTACTGAAGCAAGATTTGAGGATGGATAAAATTTAAGGAAAATAAAACTAAGAGACTGTAGTTAAAGTAGAGGCTTGAGGATAGGATGCTTATTAGTTGTTGGTTCGAAGTCAATGAAGATAAGCTTAATTAACTTTTGAGATCTGTGAGGTATGGGACTTTTCCAAAACTGACTAGCAATTTGGTTAGCCAAATGAAACACCAGATTTGGAAGAGGATGGTGTCTAACTATAACTGTGTTTTACACGATTGTCATTCTGAAAACTGTTTTCTTCATCGCTTTTGGTTTTTATTATTTAGTTTGGTATTGTTTTTCAACGAGTTTCGTCAAAGAATTTACACAGTAGCAAGTGT includes:
- the LOC140984460 gene encoding amidophosphoribosyltransferase, chloroplastic-like isoform X1, producing MAMSTATTATNSTAIGKPTSYPNSSATRLIPIALSSFFPKNLRKPKHITLAKNPISDFFSNEPKHQNSGADQFIIDDNDDKPREECGVVGIYGDPESSRLCYLALHALQHRGQEGAGIVSVKDGVLQSVTGVGLVSEVFNQSKLDKLPGENAIGHVRYSTAGSSMLKNVQPFVAGYKFGSVGVAHNGNFVNYHELRAELEDNGSIFNTSSDTEVVLHLIAISKARPFLLRIIEACERLQGAYSMVFLTEDKLVAIRDPFGFRPLVMGRRSNGAVVFASETCALDLIEATYEREVYPGEVIVVDKQGVRSLCLMSHPEPKSCIFEHIYFSLPSSVVFGRSVYESRRAFGEILATEAPVDCDAVIAVPDSGVVAALGYAERSGVPFQQGLIRSHYVGRTFIEPSQRIRDFGVKLKLSPVKAVLEGKRVVVVDDSIVRGTTSSKIVRLIRGAGAKEVHMRIASPPIIGSCYYGVDTPSAEELISNRMSVEEIRQYIGADSLAFLPFDSLKKLLGKDSPNFCYACFSGKYPVQPRSNVKRVGDFLDDGLNGSIQNINGGWLPVTKIEKAVAVLARESAVTSAATGAWLSSVSSYWFWLV
- the LOC140984460 gene encoding amidophosphoribosyltransferase, chloroplastic-like isoform X2 is translated as MAMSTATTATNSTAIGKPTSYPNSSATRLIPIALSSFFPKNLRKPKHITLAKNPISDFFSNEPKHQNSGADQFIIDDNDDKPREECGVVGIYGDPESSRLCYLALHALQHRGQEGAGIVSVKDGVLQSVTGVGLVSEVFNQSKLDKLPGENAIGHVRYSTAGSSMLKNVQPFVAGYKFGSVGVAHNGNFVNYHELRAELEDNGSIFNTSSDTEVVLHLIAISKARPFLLRIIEACERLQGAYSMVFLTEDKLVAIRDPFGFRPLVMGRRSNGAVVFASETCALDLIEATYEREVYPGEVIVVDKQGVRSLCLMSHPEPKSCIFEHIYFSLPSSVVFGRSVYESRRAFGEILATEAPVDCDAVIAVPDSGVVAALGYAERSGVPFQQGLIRSHYVGRTFIEPSQRIRDFGVKLKLSPVKAVLEGKRVVVVDDSIVRGTTSSKIVRLIRGAGAKEVHMRIASPPIIGSCYYGVDTPSAEELISNRMSVEEIRQYIGADSLAFLPFDSLKKLLGKDSPNFCYACFSGKYPVQPRSNVKRVGDFLDDGLNGSIQNINGGWLPVTKIEKAVAGNLR
- the LOC140984460 gene encoding amidophosphoribosyltransferase, chloroplastic-like isoform X3 yields the protein MAMSTATTATNSTAIGKPTSYPNSSATRLIPIALSSFFPKNLRKPKHITLAKNPISDFFSNEPKHQNSGADQFIIDDNDDKPREECGVVGIYGDPESSRLCYLALHALQHRGQEGAGIVSVKDGVLQSVTGVGLVSEVFNQSKLDKLPGENAIGHVRYSTAGSSMLKNVQPFVAGYKFGSVGVAHNGNFVNYHELRAELEDNGSIFNTSSDTEVVLHLIAISKARPFLLRIIEACERLQGAYSMVFLTEDKLVAIRDPFGFRPLVMGRRSNGAVVFASETCALDLIEATYEREVYPGEVIVVDKQGVRSLCLMSHPEPKSCIFEHIYFSLPSSVVFGRSVYESRRAFGEILATEAPVDCDAVIAVPDSGVVAALGYAERSGVPFQQGLIRSHYVGRTFIEPSQRIRDFGVKLKLSPVKAVLEGKRVVVVDDSIVRGTTSSKIVRLIRGAGAKEVHMRIASPPIIGSCYYGVDTPSAEELISNRMSVEEIRQYIGADSLAFLPFDSLKKLLGKDSPNFCYACFSGKYPVQPRSNVKRVGDFLDDGLNGSIQNINGGWLPVTKIEKAVADK